CGTCGTCGTGACGGTCCGGTGAGCGCGACAAACCGTCGCTACTTAGGTATCGCCGCACGAATCACTCGCGCATGGCCATCGCTGAGGACGCCGAGGAAGCGGAGACCGACGACGGGGGCCGCGCCGTCGACGCTCGCGATCCAGACACGACGAGCACGCCCGACGACGACCGCGGCCGCGAGACGACCAGGGCGGACGACGATCGCTACACGCGCAAGCAGAGCGTCCTGATCACCGGCTGTTCGTCCGGGATCGGCCGTGCGACCGCCGAGGCCTTCCTCGCGGAGAACTGGCAGGTGATCGCGACCGCGCGAAACGCCGACGACATCGCGGAACTCGCCGACGCGGGCTGTACGACGCTCGAACTCGACGTCACCGATCCGGACCAGGTCGCGAGCGTCGTCGAGGAGACCGTCGACCGCGGCGGCGCGATCGACTGTCTCGTGAACAACGCCGGCTACGCCCAGATGGGTCCGATCGAGGACGTCTCGACGGTCGATCTCCACCGGCAGTTCGACGTCAACGTCTACGGCCCCCACCGTCTCGCACGCGCCGCCCTGCCGCACATGCGCGCCCAGGGCGAGGGCCGGATCGTCAACGTCTCGAGCGTCGCCGGCCGCGTCTCGCTCCCGGGATCGGGCGCGTACTCGGGCTCGAAACACGCCCTCGAAGCGATGAGCGACGCGCTGCGCAGCGAAGTCGAAGAATTCGGGATCGACGTCGTCCTGGTCGAACCCGGGCCGGTCGAGACGAACTTCTCCGATCGGGCCGACGAGGAACTCCCGGAGGCCGATCGGACGCCGGCCTACGAGAAACTGTACGAGATCTACGACGACGCACAGCTGATCGGCGGCGGAAGGGGCGGACCCTTCGCATCCACGCCCGAGGACGTCGCCGCGGCGATCCTCGAGGCCGGTACCTGTCCCGAGCCGCCGGCGCGGTACCCGGTCGGGCCGCTCGGCCAGTTCGG
The nucleotide sequence above comes from Halosolutus halophilus. Encoded proteins:
- a CDS encoding SDR family oxidoreductase — encoded protein: MAIAEDAEEAETDDGGRAVDARDPDTTSTPDDDRGRETTRADDDRYTRKQSVLITGCSSGIGRATAEAFLAENWQVIATARNADDIAELADAGCTTLELDVTDPDQVASVVEETVDRGGAIDCLVNNAGYAQMGPIEDVSTVDLHRQFDVNVYGPHRLARAALPHMRAQGEGRIVNVSSVAGRVSLPGSGAYSGSKHALEAMSDALRSEVEEFGIDVVLVEPGPVETNFSDRADEELPEADRTPAYEKLYEIYDDAQLIGGGRGGPFASTPEDVAAAILEAGTCPEPPARYPVGPLGQFGVYARYLPDRFRDAGYGLLRKLV